A DNA window from Mycosarcoma maydis chromosome 12, whole genome shotgun sequence contains the following coding sequences:
- a CDS encoding uncharacterized protein (related to SHE9 - mitochondrial inner membrane protein): MRPALASSVWTAIARASTSTTRAGPSTRSIALSSTRSGGHVKSRYCTKAHAGRLACAVVYRSLWSVASRRNDNPHFLVRALSGSISRCADDAQDKLRVSSVNHREQDDQKHAFLPEEKPPSNESPPQAAVIADTKPPEASHPAEMDVAASPSLTSCSASTTGERSKSTANSASPSATVLERFRSTSSSLPLFDGLTSSTSVSTALSSISLHTRTLLTQLRTKLSHLSSQYNMHTGYTAIEELKHRIGTLETSLEAARTLASTAKKTYLMAVQERSASQRETNDLLSRKNSWSETDLSRYTELLRKEHALSRHESEAEKELERSEAEVQASFDQLMKAVLVRYHEEQVWSDRMRGMSTYASLVVAGLNAFLFILAILLVEPYKRKKLAETFEKRLVAAEHESRRLILDSVDGFRSELSVVLAGKPAKPVNEVETEVPSLIPPVAEHQVTQVPPVVEPETPPTATLKQRHVRQDEERLVFASTVGVVVGAALSLFISACWA, from the coding sequence ATGCGTCCCGCCCTCGCATCAAGCGTGTGGACAGCCATAGCACGAGCTTCCACATCAACTACACGAGCCGGTCCAAGCACCAGGAGCATCGCATTATCGTCCACTCGGAGCGGAGGTCATGTCAAGTCTCGCTATTGCACGAAAGCCCACGCTGGAAGGCTAGCCTGCGCGGTTGTATACCGATCGCTTTGGTCGGTagcaagcagaagaaaTGATAACCCACATTTTCTTGTCCGCGCTCTTAGCGGGTCAATATCTCGATGCGCCGACGACGCGCAGGATAAGTTACGTGTCAGCAGTGTCAATCATCGtgagcaagacgatcagAAGCATGCGTTTCTACCAGAGGAGAAACCGCCCAGCAACGAATCACCACCTCAAGCAGCTGTGATAGCGGACACCAAGCCACCAGAAGCGTCGCACCCTGCAGAGATGGATGTGGCTGCCTCGCCTTCTCTGACCTCGTGCTCGGCGAGCACAACTGGCGAGAGAAGCAAGAGTACCGCAAATAGCGCCTCACCCTCAGCAACTGTTCTTGAACGTTTCCGCAGTACTTCATCCTCTCTACCTTTGTTCGACGGACTGAcatcctccacctcggTCTCCACAGCGctctcgtccatctcgttgCATACGCGTACGCTCCTCACACAACTCCGGACCAAACTCTCGCACCTCTCGTCGCAATACAACATGCACACAGGCTACACAGCGATCGAAGAGCTGAAGCATCGAATTGGCACTCTGGAGACCTCGCTCGAAGCTGCGCGCACGCTAGCGTCCACTGCCAAGAAGACATACCTGATGGCGGTACAGGAACGGAGTGCAAGCCAGCGCGAAACCAATGATTTGCTCTCTCGCAAGAATTCGTGGAGCGAAACCGATCTTTCGCGGTACACCGAGTTGCTGCGAAAGGAGCACGCCTTGAGCCGACacgagagcgaggcggaaaaggagctcgagcgcagtGAAGCCGAGGTGCAGGCGAGCTTCGATCAGCTGATGAAGGCGGTCCTGGTGAGGTATCATGAGGAGCAAGTGTGGTCGGATCGCATGCGCGGCATGAGCACATATGCCAGTCTTGTGGTCGCCGGTCTCAACGCCTTTCTGTTCATCCTTGCtatcttgctcgtcgagcctTACAAGAGGAAAAAGCTGGCAGAGACCTTCGAGAAGAGGCTCGTCGCCGCAGAGCACGAGTCGAGACGCTTGATCTTGGATAGCGTCGATGGATTCCGCAGTGAGTTGAGTGTGGTGCTGGCGGGCAAGCCGGCCAAGCCGGTAAACGaggtcgagaccgaggtGCCATCGCTCATCCCACCAGTAGCAGAGCACCAAGTGACGCAAGTACCGCCAGTCGTCGAACCAGAGACCCCACCTACAGCTACTCTCAAGCAACGACATGTTCGTCAGGATGAAGAACGGCTCGTGTTCGCGTCCACCGTCGGCGTGGTCGTCGGCGCGGCATTGTCCCTCTTCATTAGCGCATGTTGGGCTTAG
- a CDS encoding uncharacterized protein (related to single-stranded dna binding protein 12k chain) encodes MEKPTPLINSSMLGQYVGQTVRIVGKVHKVTGNTLLMQTSDLGNVEIAMTPDSDVSSSTFVEVTGKVSDAGSSFQANQIREFTTVDCGHDVDLTLVENVVQISAAFPNLFSDST; translated from the exons ATGGAGAAGCCAACGCCACTCATCAACTCGTCCATGCTGGGTCAGTACGTAGGCCAGACGGTGCGCATCGTAGGCAAGGTGCACAAGGTTACGGGCAACACGCTGCTCATGCAAACATCGGATTTGGGGAATGTGGAAATCGCCATGACTCCCGACTCGGACGTCTCGTCTAGCACGTTTGTCGAGGTCACCGGCAAAGTCAGCGATGCCGGGAGCAGCTTCCAAGCCAACCAAATTCGAGAGTTCACCACAGTCGATTGCGGCCATGACGTCG ACCTGACTCTCGTCGAGAACGTCGTACAGATCTCGGCCGCGTTCCCAAATCTCTTCTCCGACTCGACCTGA
- a CDS encoding putative vacuolar ATP synthase subunit D has protein sequence MSSGKGQRESVFPTRQALGSAKTRLKGAQTGHSLLKKKADALTKRFRTITHKIDEAKRKMGRVMQQASFSLAEVQYATGDIGYIVQESVKSASFRVRAKQENVSGVILPAFEADIKDKSNGTQGSGAEFALTGLSRGGQQVSKAREVYTQALKVLVELASLQTAFVILDEVIRMTNRRVNAIEHVIIPRLENTISYIVSELDEADREEFFRLKKVQAKKKEKAEAGDRQRKKQEKDDQDEQEAEQDAQEAQDEQDEQDEAEGDASEEAKDAEEESKDATAASATGAAKKKNKKKKKKGASPTATPAENDQDQGGKDLLSGGKDEDVIF, from the coding sequence ATGTCGTCAGGCAAAGGTCAACGAGAGTCGGTCTTCCCCACGCGCCAAGCGCTCGGTTCCGCCAAAACGCGTCTCAAGGGTGCGCAAACCGGTCACTCGCTGCTGAAAAAGAAGGCGGACGCGCTGACCAAACGGTTCCGCACCATCACGCACAAGATCGATGAAGCTAAACGCAAGATGGGCAGAGTGATGCAGCAGGCGTCGTTCAGCCTCGCCGAGGTGCAGTACGCTACCGGCGATATCGGGTATATCGTACAGGAGTCGGTCAAGTCGGCCAGCTTCCGAGTCCGTGCAAAGCAGGAAAACGTCTCCGGTGTCATCCTGCCTGCGTTTGAGGCGGACATCAAGGACAAGTCGAACGGCACACAGGGTAGCGGTGCCGAATTCGCCCTCACCGGTCTCAGCCGTGGTGGTCAGCAGGTCAGCAAGGCACGCGAAGTGTATACTCAGGCTTTAAAGGTGTTGGTCGAACTTGCGAGCTTGCAGacagcattcgtgattctcgacgaggtcatcAGGATGACCAACCGTAGGGTGAATGCCATCGAGCACGTCATCATCCCCAGGTTGGAGAACACGATCAGTTATATCGTCAGTGAgttggacgaggcggatcGAGAAGAGTTCTTCCGTTTGAAAAAGGTACAAGCCAAGAAAAAGGAGAAGGCCGAAGCTGGCGATAGGCAGCGTAAGAAGCAAGAAAAAGATGATCAGGACGAACAAGAGGCcgagcaagacgcgcaagaagcgcaagacgagcaagatgagcaggacgaggcggaagGTGACGCCTCCGAGGAGGCCAAGGACGCCgaagaagaaagcaagGATGCCACGGCTGCTTCCGCTACGGGTGCTGCTAAGAAGAAGAAcaaaaagaagaagaagaagggtGCCAGCCCGACCGCAACGCCGGCGGAGAACGACCAAGATCAGGGCGGCAAGGATCTGCTCTCTGGTGGCAAGGACGAAGATGTCATCTTCTGA